The Armatimonadota bacterium genomic sequence CCATCAGCCTGGACGGCAGGATCGCTGCCGCATCGGGCGATAGCCAATGGATCAGTTCGGAACCTTCTCGCAAGGCCGCGCACAAGCTCCGCGCGCTGCACGGCGCTGTCGCTGTCGGTAGCGGTACCGCGGGCAAGGACGATCCTCAACTCACCGTAAGGCATCTGCGCGTCGTCAACCAGCCCCTTCGAGTTTTATTCGACAGCGCCGGACGTACGCCAGAACAGAGCCATCTCTTCGACACTGCCCTGGCGCCAACCATCCTGTACTGTCAGTCCATCCCTAAACTCAAGCGCGCATCTTTGGCAGACCGAGGCGTTGAGATCGTGGAGCAAGGCGGAAAAGGGCCGGTCGACCTGAAGGGCGCATTGGAAGATTTGGGGCGTCGAGGCGTTACGGGCCTGCTGGTCGAGGGCGGCGCTCGATTGGCGGCACGTTTATTTGACCAGCGTTTGGCCAACAAACTTATACTTTTTGTGGCGCCGATCCTTGTCGGCGGGCAAGAGTCTTTCTTCCGATCCAAAGGCGTTCAATCAATCGCCGATGCACCGAAGCTGAACAATGTCTCATGGCGCCGGTCGGGTCCCGACTTCCAATTTGAAGGATACCTAAGCGTTTTGGGCGAACCTAAGGAATAAGTGAGCAAGAATCTCAAAGCAGTCATTATGGCGGGCGGCGAGGGCGCGCGGCTCCGACCCATCACAGCGAGCCGTCCGAAGCCGCTGACGCCCATTTGCAATCGTCCGATCATGGAGCACATCCTGCTCCTCTTGAAGCGACAGGGTATCGACACTGTGGTCGCCAC encodes the following:
- the ribD gene encoding bifunctional diaminohydroxyphosphoribosylaminopyrimidine deaminase/5-amino-6-(5-phosphoribosylamino)uracil reductase RibD; translated protein: MTLSKIDELALRRCLSLAKRGFPAPNPHVGAVVVKGGAIVGEGFHNAAGQAHAESIALAKAGKRAKGAELYCTLEPCSHHGKTPPCTDAIIAAGVSTVTILNLDPNPKVAGLDRLKEAGLTVRVLDATDFALSAMRINEKFFWFHQTKRPFVTIKLAISLDGRIAAASGDSQWISSEPSRKAAHKLRALHGAVAVGSGTAGKDDPQLTVRHLRVVNQPLRVLFDSAGRTPEQSHLFDTALAPTILYCQSIPKLKRASLADRGVEIVEQGGKGPVDLKGALEDLGRRGVTGLLVEGGARLAARLFDQRLANKLILFVAPILVGGQESFFRSKGVQSIADAPKLNNVSWRRSGPDFQFEGYLSVLGEPKE